The proteins below are encoded in one region of Anaerosporomusa subterranea:
- a CDS encoding iron-containing alcohol dehydrogenase, which yields MKELRFHGKVIVTGSGSIQHLKNVDMQRAFIVTGGNSVFANGSYAAIQSILEQKGCAVCLFSGIPKNPPVETVIEGIAKMREFRPDTVIGLGGGSAIDAAKAMALFYDHPELDIIDSFKKGIFPQTRTTQLIAIPGTSGTATEVTPFSVLTFRDLDIKIGGKAVGLIADIAILDADLTLSMPKNVVAETGMDAMTHAVECYIHPGLDDFTQVLAAGAIEGLFNYLPESYATGSLAAREKVHNYQSIAGCAFSNVGTGMDHGIAHAFGGKFDYAHGLLIAIALPYVLQFNSRDPVVKEKLAYLSRRVGKDFIQGIKELNKELNIPRAFKDLGLSRVEFAANFDLLVKNSLKGATRFNPIPVSTEDMQYILTCLYEGKDIE from the coding sequence GTGAAAGAATTGCGGTTTCATGGAAAAGTTATCGTCACCGGCAGCGGTTCGATACAGCACCTGAAGAATGTTGATATGCAGCGGGCATTTATCGTCACTGGTGGCAATTCGGTTTTTGCCAACGGTTCTTATGCTGCAATCCAATCAATCCTTGAACAAAAAGGCTGTGCAGTATGCCTTTTCTCCGGTATACCCAAAAATCCACCAGTAGAAACTGTGATTGAGGGCATTGCAAAAATGCGTGAGTTTCGGCCAGACACGGTAATTGGACTTGGCGGTGGCTCGGCGATTGACGCGGCTAAGGCGATGGCGCTGTTCTATGATCACCCAGAACTAGATATTATTGACTCCTTTAAGAAGGGTATTTTTCCGCAAACTCGGACGACGCAGTTGATTGCTATACCTGGCACATCTGGCACGGCGACAGAAGTGACGCCCTTTTCGGTGCTGACGTTCCGTGATCTTGACATTAAGATCGGTGGAAAAGCGGTTGGACTGATCGCCGATATTGCCATACTTGACGCTGACTTAACTCTGTCTATGCCGAAAAATGTGGTAGCTGAGACTGGCATGGATGCGATGACGCATGCAGTGGAGTGCTATATCCATCCTGGTTTGGACGATTTTACACAAGTGTTGGCCGCCGGTGCGATTGAGGGCTTATTTAATTATTTGCCCGAGTCATATGCAACCGGGTCGCTTGCTGCCAGAGAAAAAGTACATAACTACCAGAGTATCGCCGGCTGCGCATTTTCGAATGTTGGCACCGGGATGGACCATGGCATCGCTCACGCTTTTGGTGGTAAATTCGATTATGCGCATGGCTTGTTAATCGCTATTGCGCTACCGTATGTTTTGCAATTCAATTCGCGCGATCCGGTTGTCAAAGAAAAGCTGGCTTACTTGTCGCGGCGGGTAGGCAAAGACTTTATTCAAGGGATTAAAGAGCTGAATAAAGAGCTGAATATACCGCGTGCGTTTAAGGATTTGGGCTTAAGCCGGGTCGAATTTGCTGCGAACTTTGATCTGCTGGTTAAGAATTCGCTGAAGGGAGCTACCCGCTTTAATCCGATCCCTGTGTCGACTGAGGATATGCAGTATATACTCACTTGCCTGTATGAAGGCAAAGATATTGAATAA
- the kduI gene encoding 5-dehydro-4-deoxy-D-glucuronate isomerase, producing the protein MDIRYGANPQDAMHYTTEDLRDEFLIQELFQTGKLNMVYSHVDRVITGAVCPVEPVTMEAGKEIRAAYFLERREMGVINIGPAGTVTVDGVDYHLETTDGLYIGKGAKDIVFSSVDPAQPAKFYLNSCPAHMTYPTVKIERANIEPARLGSQEQGNKRSIYKYILPTGVKSCQLVMGMTVLEPGSLWNTMPTHTHERRMEVYLYFNMPADGAVFHLMGQPDETRHIVVRNEEAVISPSWSIHSGVGTAAYTFIWGMAGENQAFDDMDHVPMTELR; encoded by the coding sequence ATGGATATTCGCTATGGCGCTAATCCGCAAGATGCTATGCATTACACTACAGAGGATCTTCGTGACGAGTTTCTGATTCAAGAACTATTTCAGACAGGAAAATTGAACATGGTATACAGCCATGTTGATCGAGTAATTACTGGTGCGGTTTGCCCGGTAGAGCCGGTCACAATGGAAGCAGGTAAAGAAATCCGCGCTGCTTATTTCCTGGAGCGGCGTGAGATGGGAGTCATCAACATCGGTCCGGCTGGCACAGTGACTGTTGACGGAGTTGACTATCACCTGGAAACCACTGACGGACTATATATTGGTAAAGGTGCGAAAGACATTGTCTTCTCAAGCGTTGACCCGGCTCAACCGGCTAAATTTTACCTGAATAGCTGCCCGGCTCACATGACCTATCCGACCGTGAAAATCGAGCGTGCCAACATTGAACCGGCGCGGCTCGGCAGCCAGGAGCAAGGCAATAAGCGCTCCATCTACAAATACATCCTGCCCACCGGCGTTAAAAGCTGCCAACTGGTCATGGGCATGACTGTGCTCGAACCGGGCAGCTTGTGGAATACGATGCCAACCCATACTCATGAGCGCCGCATGGAAGTCTATCTGTATTTCAACATGCCGGCAGACGGAGCTGTCTTCCACTTGATGGGACAGCCAGATGAAACCCGCCACATTGTTGTCCGTAATGAAGAAGCGGTTATATCGCCGAGTTGGTCGATCCACTCCGGCGTGGGAACTGCAGCTTATACCTTTATCTGGGGTATGGCTGGTGAGAATCAGGCGTTTGATGATATGGACCATGTGCCTATGACAGAGCTTCGCTAA
- a CDS encoding flavin reductase family protein, translating into MKKFIAYNEQADRGLDILSRGAFLTSAHNGKTNVMTIAWGSFSFAWKKPVFMAMVRPSRFSHDLIEASGEFTVSIPFSDMKQAIAICGSRSGRDTDKIAAADLKMLPSEKINTPVINTPGLHYECKIICRQQMTPEDTAELVKSECYASGDFHTLYFGEIVSSYVIE; encoded by the coding sequence ATGAAGAAATTTATTGCCTACAATGAACAAGCCGATCGCGGCTTGGATATTCTCAGTCGAGGCGCTTTTCTAACCTCTGCCCACAACGGCAAAACCAATGTGATGACCATCGCCTGGGGCTCATTCAGCTTCGCCTGGAAAAAGCCGGTCTTCATGGCGATGGTTCGCCCTTCGCGTTTCTCACATGATTTGATTGAAGCCAGTGGCGAATTCACTGTTAGCATTCCTTTTTCTGATATGAAGCAAGCGATAGCTATCTGCGGCTCGCGCTCTGGACGAGACACAGATAAAATCGCTGCCGCGGATCTTAAAATGCTGCCCAGCGAAAAGATCAATACGCCTGTCATCAATACCCCAGGCCTGCACTATGAATGCAAAATCATCTGTCGCCAGCAAATGACGCCAGAAGATACCGCTGAGCTAGTAAAGTCAGAATGCTATGCCAGCGGCGACTTCCACACCCTCTATTTTGGTGAGATTGTCTCAAGTTATGTAATTGAATAA
- a CDS encoding bifunctional 2-keto-4-hydroxyglutarate aldolase/2-keto-3-deoxy-6-phosphogluconate aldolase, which produces MIPKLQTLGKMTDCGLVAVVRAENSEQAIKIADACAAGGIAAIEITFTVPGAAKVIEDLAKVYQSGEIIIGAGTVLDPETARIAILSGAQYVVSPSINLDTIKLCNRYQIPIMPGAATIKEIVEAMEAGADIIKVFPGEAFGPSFVKAVKGPLPQAPLMPTGGVGLDNVADWIKAGCVAVGVGGNLTGGAKKGDYQSITDIAKQFIEKIRVARGK; this is translated from the coding sequence ATGATTCCGAAATTGCAAACCCTGGGTAAAATGACGGATTGTGGTCTGGTCGCAGTTGTCCGGGCCGAGAACTCAGAACAGGCGATTAAAATTGCTGACGCTTGCGCCGCAGGCGGCATTGCCGCAATTGAAATCACCTTCACTGTTCCTGGTGCGGCAAAGGTCATTGAAGATTTGGCCAAAGTCTATCAATCTGGTGAGATCATTATCGGTGCTGGCACCGTTCTTGATCCCGAAACAGCTCGCATTGCCATTTTATCCGGCGCTCAGTATGTGGTTAGCCCATCGATCAATCTCGATACCATCAAGCTTTGTAACCGCTACCAGATTCCCATTATGCCTGGCGCAGCGACCATCAAAGAAATTGTTGAAGCCATGGAAGCAGGCGCTGACATTATTAAAGTTTTTCCTGGCGAAGCCTTTGGTCCGAGTTTTGTCAAAGCGGTTAAAGGCCCCTTGCCGCAAGCTCCGCTCATGCCAACTGGCGGCGTAGGTCTTGATAATGTGGCCGATTGGATCAAAGCTGGTTGTGTGGCTGTCGGTGTTGGCGGCAACTTGACTGGCGGAGCGAAGAAGGGCGATTATCAGTCCATTACTGATATTGCAAAACAATTTATTGAAAAAATTCGCGTTGCCCGCGGCAAATAG
- a CDS encoding sugar kinase produces MKKVVCFGEIMLRLAPAGYLRFEQAQAFEAVYGGGEANVAVSLANYGLDAAFVTKVPDNPIGQSAVNEMRRYGVDTSYMLKGGSRLGIYFLEKGASQRPSKVVYDRAHSSIGAAKKEDFNWDEIFAGADWFHFTGITPALGDNVAEAVLESCKKAKEHGLTVSCDLNFRKNLWTSEKAGKVMATFMPYVDVAIANEEDAEKVFGIKAHGTDIEGGKLSHEGYKDVAKQLKERFGFKAVAITLRGSISASDNNWAAMLYKDDEYYFSRNYAIHIVDRVGGGDSFGGGLIYALKSGMSNQDSLEFAVAASCLKHSIEGDHNHVSVSEVKTLMAGDGSGRVQR; encoded by the coding sequence ATGAAGAAGGTTGTCTGTTTTGGTGAAATCATGCTGCGTCTGGCTCCGGCAGGGTACCTGCGGTTTGAACAGGCTCAGGCATTTGAAGCTGTTTACGGTGGCGGCGAGGCCAACGTGGCTGTATCGCTGGCTAACTACGGTTTGGACGCTGCGTTTGTTACTAAGGTTCCCGACAATCCCATCGGCCAATCGGCTGTCAATGAGATGCGCCGCTATGGCGTTGATACCAGCTATATGCTGAAAGGCGGCTCACGCCTCGGCATTTATTTCCTCGAAAAAGGCGCTTCCCAGAGACCTTCAAAGGTCGTCTATGATCGGGCTCATTCCTCAATCGGCGCTGCCAAGAAAGAAGACTTCAACTGGGATGAAATCTTTGCCGGCGCTGACTGGTTCCATTTCACCGGCATTACGCCTGCCCTCGGCGACAATGTGGCTGAAGCTGTTCTTGAGTCCTGCAAAAAGGCTAAAGAGCATGGACTGACAGTCAGCTGTGACCTCAACTTCCGCAAGAATCTTTGGACCAGTGAGAAGGCGGGCAAGGTTATGGCTACCTTCATGCCTTATGTTGATGTTGCGATTGCCAATGAAGAGGACGCTGAAAAAGTATTCGGCATCAAGGCTCATGGCACAGATATTGAAGGCGGTAAGCTGAGTCATGAAGGCTATAAGGATGTTGCCAAACAACTGAAAGAACGGTTTGGTTTCAAAGCGGTTGCGATTACACTGCGCGGCAGCATTTCCGCATCTGACAACAATTGGGCAGCGATGCTGTATAAAGATGATGAATATTATTTCTCCCGCAATTACGCCATTCATATCGTTGATCGTGTTGGCGGCGGCGACTCGTTTGGCGGCGGCTTAATTTACGCTCTGAAGAGTGGCATGTCAAACCAGGATTCGCTCGAATTTGCCGTGGCGGCATCTTGCCTGAAACACTCGATCGAAGGCGACCACAACCATGTTTCAGTCAGTGAAGTCAAAACACTAATGGCTGGCGACGGTTCCGGCCGGGTTCAGCGCTAA
- a CDS encoding LacI family DNA-binding transcriptional regulator, producing the protein MPVTISDIARQAGVSKSTVSRYLNRRYECMSAATREKIGEVIAAADYRPNALARSLKQKRTHTIAAVVANILNPFSTSMIRGIEDFCQQAGFNLILCNADDQPDKEKSYLEMLLAKQVDGLIINTAGQNKAMLQQIAAHIPVVLVDRRVPELSCDSVTLDNRKGVAMLVDHLVGLGRRDIALFTLPFDTVSPRLDRVTGYKAALERHGIPFRAELLLETDTSQVSVQAKLAKLLASGPRPDAVFGFNNLMTMAIIKAVRALKLSIPDDIAVIGFDDWEWASLLEPPVTVVDQPAYDMGSKAATLLIARIQGKRISKRPVVAVFEPKLIIRSSCGERAD; encoded by the coding sequence ATGCCAGTAACGATTAGCGACATTGCCCGGCAGGCAGGCGTGTCCAAAAGCACAGTATCGCGTTATTTGAACAGACGCTATGAATGCATGAGCGCTGCTACCCGGGAAAAGATCGGCGAAGTCATTGCTGCTGCCGATTACCGGCCGAATGCGCTGGCTAGGAGCCTGAAGCAGAAGCGAACCCATACGATTGCGGCAGTGGTGGCCAACATTCTAAATCCGTTCTCTACCAGCATGATCCGGGGGATTGAAGACTTCTGCCAGCAGGCCGGATTCAATCTCATTCTATGCAATGCTGACGACCAGCCGGATAAGGAAAAAAGCTACCTGGAAATGCTGCTGGCAAAACAGGTTGACGGCTTGATCATTAATACTGCCGGTCAGAATAAAGCTATGCTGCAGCAGATTGCGGCGCATATACCGGTGGTTTTGGTTGACCGCCGGGTTCCCGAGCTGTCTTGCGATAGTGTTACGCTGGACAATCGTAAAGGTGTTGCTATGCTGGTTGATCATCTCGTTGGCCTTGGCCGTCGCGATATCGCTTTGTTTACCTTGCCGTTTGATACAGTCAGCCCGCGCCTGGACCGGGTAACCGGCTACAAAGCAGCTTTAGAACGCCATGGTATCCCTTTCCGTGCAGAATTGCTGCTAGAGACAGATACCAGCCAAGTTTCGGTGCAGGCTAAGCTGGCAAAGCTGTTAGCGAGTGGCCCGCGGCCTGATGCCGTGTTCGGGTTTAACAACCTGATGACTATGGCAATTATCAAAGCAGTACGGGCACTGAAGCTATCAATTCCTGACGACATCGCCGTAATCGGCTTTGATGACTGGGAATGGGCATCGCTCCTGGAGCCGCCGGTGACAGTTGTCGACCAGCCGGCCTATGACATGGGCAGCAAGGCGGCAACCCTCTTAATTGCCCGGATCCAAGGCAAACGTATCAGCAAACGGCCGGTGGTGGCGGTGTTTGAACCCAAGCTGATCATCCGCAGCTCCTGCGGTGAACGCGCTGATTAA
- a CDS encoding VOC family protein: MIIKRIDATISTNKLTESRDFYIKHFGFELVYESDWYIELLSPSLAAGVSFTLPQRDVGEFFTGKGLILSFGVDNVDAEYERLNGEGLTIQQELQNKPWGERSFVVNDPNGVHIYVYTLIPPEPEYQVIYDKYKK; encoded by the coding sequence ATGATTATAAAGCGGATAGATGCGACAATTAGCACCAACAAGCTGACTGAGTCCAGAGACTTTTATATAAAACATTTCGGCTTTGAACTTGTTTATGAAAGCGATTGGTATATCGAACTGTTGTCGCCGTCGCTCGCAGCCGGTGTCAGCTTTACACTGCCACAGCGTGATGTTGGTGAATTTTTCACCGGCAAAGGGTTGATTCTATCATTTGGCGTTGATAATGTTGATGCCGAATACGAACGGCTAAATGGCGAAGGCTTAACGATCCAACAGGAATTGCAAAACAAACCTTGGGGTGAACGCAGCTTTGTCGTCAACGACCCCAACGGAGTGCACATTTATGTGTATACACTGATTCCGCCAGAGCCGGAGTATCAGGTCATCTACGACAAGTATAAAAAATAG
- the serA gene encoding phosphoglycerate dehydrogenase: MKILVADPVSEKGIALLQKEFAVDIQLQLSPDELMAIIGQYDALVVRSETKVTAPIIEAAERLKVIGRAGVGVDNIDVETATKKGIIVLNAPEGNTMAATEHTVAMLLALSRNIPQAYASMKAGKWERSKLMGVEVRGKTLGVFGLGRIGAGVAKRAIAMEMNVMAYDPYISAHQAKSLGVELAEIDEILAVADFVTLHLPLTVETRHLFNADRLAKLKPGARLVNCARGGIIDEAALAAALAAGKLAGAAIDVFGKEPIEADNPLLALDNVVLTPHLGASTAEAQIGVAVDVAVGISAALKGEPVTTAVNMAPIPRHVLDIIKPYLTLAEKMGCLAVHLAEGRISELQVEYNGEISGIDTKMLTTAVVKGVLNPILQERVNFVNAPGIVKTRGIKIREVKSKDTTHFANLITVRAATDKGETVVAGALFGKEEGRIVIIDGYRVDVEPKGWLLIGPHIDKPGIVGKVGTALGDNNINIVSMQVGRTVTTGTSIMVMAVEQDIPTPIMLKIKAVDGILDAKLVNLCGK, from the coding sequence ATGAAAATTTTAGTCGCCGATCCCGTCTCCGAAAAGGGGATTGCTCTGTTGCAAAAGGAATTCGCAGTCGATATCCAGTTACAGTTATCACCAGATGAACTGATGGCAATTATCGGTCAATATGACGCACTCGTTGTACGTAGTGAAACTAAGGTTACGGCTCCAATCATCGAAGCGGCTGAGCGGCTGAAAGTCATTGGTCGCGCCGGAGTTGGCGTAGACAACATTGATGTCGAGACTGCAACCAAGAAAGGCATTATTGTATTGAATGCTCCGGAAGGTAATACGATGGCTGCGACTGAGCATACTGTAGCCATGCTGCTGGCGCTTTCACGGAACATTCCTCAGGCTTACGCCTCGATGAAAGCTGGCAAATGGGAACGCAGCAAGCTCATGGGAGTCGAGGTGAGAGGCAAGACGCTTGGCGTTTTCGGACTAGGACGCATCGGCGCCGGCGTCGCTAAACGGGCGATCGCGATGGAAATGAACGTAATGGCTTACGACCCCTACATCAGCGCTCACCAGGCTAAAAGCCTTGGCGTAGAATTAGCAGAGATCGATGAAATACTGGCTGTTGCTGATTTCGTTACTCTGCATTTGCCGCTAACCGTTGAAACGAGGCACCTGTTCAACGCTGACCGGCTAGCCAAACTTAAGCCTGGCGCCCGCTTGGTCAACTGCGCCCGCGGCGGCATTATCGACGAAGCGGCTTTAGCGGCTGCTTTAGCAGCTGGGAAACTAGCCGGAGCAGCCATTGATGTTTTCGGTAAAGAACCGATTGAAGCTGACAACCCGCTACTGGCACTAGATAATGTGGTGCTGACGCCTCACCTTGGCGCATCGACAGCCGAAGCCCAGATTGGCGTGGCCGTCGATGTAGCGGTTGGCATTAGCGCTGCGCTAAAGGGTGAGCCGGTCACCACCGCTGTCAACATGGCGCCAATACCTAGGCATGTCCTTGACATCATTAAACCATACTTGACGTTAGCGGAAAAGATGGGCTGTCTGGCAGTGCATCTGGCTGAGGGCCGCATCAGCGAACTGCAGGTCGAGTACAATGGCGAGATCAGCGGAATTGATACCAAAATGCTGACCACCGCTGTTGTAAAAGGAGTTCTAAATCCGATTTTACAAGAACGCGTGAACTTCGTCAATGCGCCAGGTATTGTGAAGACCCGCGGCATAAAAATTAGGGAAGTCAAAAGTAAGGATACCACTCACTTTGCCAATTTAATTACAGTTAGAGCGGCGACTGACAAAGGTGAAACCGTCGTGGCAGGTGCGCTGTTCGGCAAGGAAGAAGGACGGATTGTAATCATTGATGGCTACCGAGTCGATGTTGAACCCAAGGGGTGGCTGTTAATCGGGCCGCACATTGACAAACCCGGCATTGTCGGCAAGGTTGGCACTGCGCTTGGCGACAACAATATTAATATTGTCAGCATGCAGGTTGGCCGCACAGTCACTACTGGTACTAGCATCATGGTCATGGCGGTTGAACAAGATATTCCCACACCGATTATGTTAAAAATCAAAGCGGTTGACGGCATCCTTGATGCCAAGCTAGTCAACCTCTGCGGAAAATAG